In Symmachiella dynata, the following are encoded in one genomic region:
- a CDS encoding HEAT repeat domain-containing protein: protein MKAKPAIPSLIELYRSTLDEHEAQETFLAIGPAALDGLVESFRGQTASPQIIRAIERFGRQAEETIPDLIVSMNDDDPETRQSIANALGSIRRNPTICLPALGRLLNDPHVAVRATAAKSIGRFGRAAISAVPQLRAALSDDFVDVRVAAISALWNIGATDIETQQAVAKRVTDAHPLVQLVAKEWMEKFGSP from the coding sequence GTGAAAGCGAAGCCGGCGATTCCGTCGCTGATAGAACTGTACCGGAGCACCTTGGACGAACATGAAGCTCAGGAGACATTCTTGGCGATCGGACCAGCAGCGCTGGATGGGTTGGTCGAATCATTTCGAGGACAAACGGCGTCTCCGCAAATCATCCGAGCAATCGAAAGGTTTGGCCGCCAAGCTGAAGAGACGATCCCTGACCTGATCGTATCGATGAATGATGACGATCCTGAAACCCGCCAGTCGATCGCGAATGCCCTTGGCTCGATTCGCAGAAATCCTACCATCTGCCTCCCTGCGCTGGGCCGCCTCTTGAATGATCCGCATGTCGCGGTTCGTGCGACTGCAGCGAAGAGCATTGGTCGATTCGGCCGCGCGGCAATTTCGGCCGTGCCACAACTTCGTGCCGCGCTTAGCGACGATTTCGTGGATGTCCGAGTTGCTGCAATTAGCGCGCTGTGGAATATTGGTGCCACCGACATTGAGACCCAACAAGCAGTCGCTAAGCGAGTGACGGACGCACATCCGCTTGTTCAGTTAGTTGCGAAGGAATGGATGGAGAAATTTGGGAGCCCCTGA
- a CDS encoding nucleotide sugar dehydrogenase: protein MTVPLDQAIADKTAKIGIVGLGYVGLPLIRAFIASGFDTMGFDVDQRKVDLLKAGKTYIDHIKPEWIQEWTASGKFEPTADMARLAEADTLLICVPTPLSDSRDPDLSYVEGTAKQIAAVLRPGQLVILESTTYPGTTRDVLLPILSASGLEAGKDFYLAYSPEREDPGNLDFSADGIPKVVGGIDETSSRLAKLLYDSAIVNTVPVSSPEVAEACKILENTYRAVNIALVNELKMLLDRMDIDVWEVIDAAKTKPFGFQAFYPGPGLGGHCIPIDPFYLSWVARKEGMQTRFIELAGEVNTHMPQYVIDRLALALNEHGKPIKGSKICVLGVAYKKDVDDPRESPSFVLMDLLRERGAVLSYSDPHVPKLPQMRHHDVPDLSSEELTPEFLASQDCLLISTDHTRFDYDSIVRHGQLIVDTRNSTKNVVDGREKIWKA, encoded by the coding sequence ATGACCGTTCCGTTGGATCAAGCCATTGCGGACAAAACCGCTAAAATTGGTATTGTGGGTTTGGGCTACGTCGGACTGCCGTTGATCCGTGCGTTTATCGCCTCCGGATTCGACACGATGGGCTTTGATGTCGATCAGCGCAAAGTGGATCTGCTGAAAGCGGGCAAGACCTATATTGATCACATCAAACCGGAGTGGATCCAAGAATGGACCGCTTCGGGGAAATTTGAGCCGACCGCCGATATGGCGCGGCTGGCGGAAGCCGATACGCTGCTGATTTGCGTACCCACGCCGCTGTCCGACAGCCGCGATCCTGATCTGTCGTACGTCGAAGGGACCGCCAAGCAAATTGCCGCTGTGTTGCGTCCGGGGCAATTGGTGATTCTGGAAAGCACGACCTATCCCGGCACCACCCGCGATGTGTTGTTGCCGATCCTATCGGCTTCGGGATTGGAAGCGGGCAAAGATTTTTATCTGGCCTACAGCCCGGAACGCGAAGATCCCGGCAACCTCGATTTCTCCGCCGATGGGATTCCCAAAGTGGTCGGGGGGATCGACGAGACGAGTTCACGGCTGGCCAAACTGCTGTATGATTCGGCCATCGTGAACACGGTCCCGGTGTCGTCACCGGAAGTTGCCGAAGCGTGCAAGATTTTGGAAAACACTTACCGGGCGGTCAATATCGCGCTGGTCAATGAATTGAAGATGCTGCTCGATCGGATGGACATCGACGTCTGGGAAGTCATTGATGCGGCCAAGACCAAGCCGTTTGGTTTCCAGGCATTCTATCCCGGACCCGGTTTGGGCGGTCACTGTATTCCGATCGACCCGTTTTACTTGAGCTGGGTCGCTCGCAAGGAAGGCATGCAGACGCGGTTTATTGAGTTGGCCGGCGAGGTCAACACGCACATGCCGCAGTACGTCATCGATCGACTGGCGCTGGCGCTCAACGAGCATGGTAAGCCGATCAAGGGGAGCAAAATTTGCGTGTTGGGCGTCGCCTACAAAAAAGACGTCGACGATCCCCGTGAAAGCCCATCGTTCGTGCTGATGGACCTATTGCGGGAACGGGGAGCGGTACTGAGCTACAGCGACCCACACGTCCCCAAACTGCCGCAAATGCGACACCACGACGTCCCGGATCTGAGCAGCGAAGAACTGACGCCGGAGTTCCTCGCGTCGCAAGACTGCCTGCTGATTTCGACAGATCACACACGTTTCGACTACGATTCCATCGTGCGACACGGGCAATTGATCGTCGATACACGCAATTCGACGAAGAATGTGGTCGATGGGCGCGAGAAGATCTGGAAGGCTTGA
- a CDS encoding ExeA family protein, protein MFLNTDSSSYLATNLMYEQHWQLADHPFENNSDPRFFFRSETHEAALLKMRYLIENNKGAGILAGATGMGKTYVAGMLAADLPENFAPLVHIVFPQMSSAELLAYLAVELGADEQQICGAGLDVIVRRIQQQLAAANERGQQPVILIDEAHTIDDPSVFATLRLLLNFQEQGHMKFTLIFLAQHSLLSRIRRLGELEERLTVNCLLQPFSFDETVAYIQHRLQAAGASEPVFDAESLETIFVESGGIPRKINRLADLALLVGYADDSRTISRPQAEAVAEEVAGLVSY, encoded by the coding sequence ATGTTTTTGAATACGGATTCCTCAAGTTACCTGGCGACAAATCTTATGTACGAACAACATTGGCAGTTGGCCGACCATCCGTTTGAAAACAACAGTGATCCGCGCTTTTTCTTTCGTAGCGAAACGCACGAAGCTGCGCTGCTGAAAATGCGGTATCTGATCGAGAACAACAAAGGGGCCGGGATTTTGGCCGGCGCTACGGGGATGGGGAAAACCTATGTCGCCGGGATGCTCGCAGCCGACTTGCCCGAAAACTTTGCGCCCTTGGTGCATATCGTGTTTCCCCAAATGTCGTCGGCGGAATTGTTGGCCTACCTGGCTGTAGAGTTAGGAGCGGACGAACAGCAGATCTGCGGCGCGGGGTTGGATGTGATCGTGCGACGCATTCAACAGCAATTGGCCGCCGCCAATGAGCGGGGCCAACAACCGGTGATTCTTATCGACGAAGCCCACACCATCGACGATCCCAGCGTGTTTGCGACGCTGCGGTTATTGCTCAATTTTCAGGAGCAAGGGCACATGAAATTCACGCTGATTTTCTTGGCCCAACACAGCCTGCTCAGCCGTATCCGCCGTTTGGGTGAACTTGAAGAACGGCTGACAGTCAATTGCCTACTGCAGCCCTTTTCGTTCGACGAAACCGTGGCCTACATCCAGCACCGTCTTCAGGCGGCCGGCGCGAGCGAACCGGTCTTCGATGCCGAGTCGCTGGAAACCATCTTTGTCGAATCGGGCGGCATCCCGCGAAAAATCAACCGCCTCGCCGACTTGGCCTTGTTGGTGGGTTACGCGGATGACTCCCGCACCATCTCCCGTCCGCAGGCCGAAGCGGTGGCGGAAGAGGTGGCGGGGTTGGTGAGTTATTAA
- a CDS encoding HEAT repeat domain-containing protein, producing MHRIALCLAVLYCLSVSPTHGAEPIPEAAGPEDREQIPKLIQQLSDQRIPEDAFPYRETYGGYAMRALVNIGIEAVPALTAAVETTDAESRWLPVQGLKRIGPPARTALPVLIRNLDVDSWSLRSEITDSLAKIDRDGTTVIPSLKKMLRDENPYVRESAATGLGAYPAHAETGVPALIAALKDESPDVRAAAVVSLGKIGKPTKTITQSLLPLLHDRGRYALVGHDVVVQFDLIDLVASVLSKFQDQKQVIVPALLAAYHDEQLPSKTGIIDALVHFDAAAEPIVPDLIQAMSRLSTTKDVGRIHEPIVLAQLGKHASGAIPAARKLLRSGDGLAKLYAAGVLACIDPDSPPTAFEVLAQPLQEPNKNSDVTFDFLDVLGPEAEPLVPDLLTFLR from the coding sequence ATGCATCGAATCGCTTTGTGCTTGGCTGTTCTGTACTGCTTATCGGTGTCGCCCACGCATGGGGCTGAACCGATCCCAGAAGCGGCTGGCCCGGAAGACCGCGAGCAAATTCCGAAACTCATTCAGCAACTTAGTGACCAACGAATTCCTGAGGATGCTTTCCCTTACCGTGAGACGTATGGCGGGTACGCGATGCGTGCGCTCGTTAATATTGGGATCGAGGCTGTTCCAGCTTTGACGGCGGCGGTCGAGACGACCGACGCGGAGTCTCGGTGGCTGCCGGTACAAGGGCTGAAACGGATCGGCCCTCCAGCCCGCACTGCACTTCCAGTTCTCATTCGAAACCTGGACGTGGACTCATGGAGTTTGCGGTCGGAGATCACGGACTCATTGGCGAAGATCGATCGTGATGGAACGACTGTGATCCCGTCATTGAAGAAGATGCTTCGCGATGAGAATCCTTACGTTCGCGAGAGTGCCGCAACAGGCTTGGGGGCGTATCCAGCACATGCCGAGACCGGTGTCCCTGCGTTGATTGCCGCCCTGAAAGACGAGTCCCCCGATGTTCGCGCGGCCGCAGTCGTGTCTCTGGGAAAGATTGGTAAACCTACGAAAACAATAACACAATCTCTGCTGCCGCTACTCCATGACCGTGGTCGCTATGCACTGGTGGGCCATGACGTTGTTGTGCAATTTGACCTTATAGACCTCGTAGCGAGCGTTCTATCAAAATTCCAAGATCAGAAACAAGTCATCGTTCCAGCGCTCCTAGCGGCCTATCACGACGAACAATTACCAAGCAAAACAGGAATCATCGATGCTCTTGTGCACTTCGATGCAGCCGCCGAGCCGATTGTCCCTGATCTCATTCAGGCCATGAGTCGTTTGTCTACAACGAAGGACGTCGGTCGAATTCATGAGCCGATTGTGCTCGCGCAACTCGGCAAGCATGCGTCCGGGGCAATCCCGGCAGCGCGAAAACTGTTGCGTTCCGGAGACGGGCTGGCAAAGCTGTATGCGGCCGGAGTTCTGGCATGCATTGATCCCGATTCGCCACCAACGGCATTTGAAGTCTTAGCGCAACCTTTGCAGGAACCAAATAAAAACAGCGACGTCACCTTTGATTTTCTGGATGTCCTGGGTCCGGAGGCAGAGCCTCTAGTTCCCGATCTATTGACGTTCTTGCGATGA
- a CDS encoding sugar phosphate isomerase/epimerase family protein, with the protein MARDVTLCTGQWADLPVEELCKKAADFGYDGLELACWGDHFEVDKALSDDTYCARKRELLEKHGLKLHAISAHLVGQAVLDVVDERHKSILPEYVWGDGDPAGINERAIEEMKNTARAAQKLGVDVVNGFTGSSIWHLVYDFPPIPRSMIDAGFDLLAERWNPILDVFQECGVKFALEVHPGEIAFDIYSAERALAALDGREEFGFNFDPSHLIWQGIDPAEFIRFFPERIYHVHMKDSAVTLNGRTGILSSHLSFGDERRGWDFRSVGRGGVRFEEIIRALNHINYTGPLSVEWEDTGMEREAGAREACQFVKNVDFSPSNIAFDAAFDN; encoded by the coding sequence ATGGCGCGCGACGTGACTCTTTGCACCGGCCAGTGGGCTGATCTTCCTGTCGAGGAACTCTGCAAAAAAGCGGCTGATTTTGGCTACGACGGGCTGGAACTCGCCTGCTGGGGCGATCACTTTGAGGTCGATAAAGCCCTTTCGGACGATACCTATTGTGCCCGCAAACGCGAACTATTGGAAAAGCATGGCCTGAAGCTGCATGCGATCTCCGCCCATCTGGTTGGCCAAGCGGTGTTGGATGTGGTCGATGAACGCCACAAGAGCATTCTGCCGGAGTATGTTTGGGGCGATGGCGATCCTGCTGGAATCAACGAACGTGCCATCGAGGAAATGAAGAACACAGCCCGTGCCGCTCAGAAACTGGGCGTCGATGTCGTCAACGGGTTCACCGGATCGAGCATTTGGCATCTGGTTTACGACTTTCCGCCGATCCCGCGGTCGATGATCGACGCCGGATTTGACCTGTTGGCCGAACGTTGGAACCCGATTCTGGACGTGTTCCAAGAGTGCGGAGTCAAGTTCGCCTTGGAAGTGCATCCTGGGGAAATCGCGTTTGATATTTATTCCGCCGAACGTGCCTTGGCTGCTCTGGATGGCCGCGAAGAATTCGGTTTCAACTTCGATCCCAGCCACTTGATCTGGCAAGGGATTGATCCGGCGGAGTTCATTCGTTTCTTCCCGGAGCGGATTTACCATGTGCATATGAAGGACTCGGCTGTCACGCTCAATGGTCGGACGGGGATTTTGTCGAGCCATTTGTCGTTCGGCGACGAGCGCCGCGGTTGGGATTTCCGCAGTGTTGGCCGTGGTGGTGTGCGGTTCGAGGAAATCATCCGTGCCCTAAACCACATCAACTACACCGGCCCGCTGTCGGTGGAATGGGAAGACACCGGGATGGAACGCGAAGCCGGCGCGCGGGAAGCCTGCCAGTTTGTGAAAAACGTCGACTTCTCCCCATCAAACATCGCCTTCGATGCCGCTTTTGATAACTAA